From a single Populus nigra chromosome 18, ddPopNigr1.1, whole genome shotgun sequence genomic region:
- the LOC133678387 gene encoding leucine-rich repeat extensin-like protein 2, with protein sequence MSDDSNKYQDSEGVYPPPPPPCPPKLEVRPPPSPPRPPPPPTTCPPPVQGYYEAGPYVAPPRVSDPMKYGPQHLQQPPHSPSPPPNQHNKRDDDFCTGCCCCL encoded by the exons ATGAGTGACGACAGCAACAAGTATCAAGATTCAGAAG gagtatatcctcctcctcctcctccttgtcCACCAAAGCTGGAGGTGCGTCCTCCCCCTTCTCCTCCtcgtcctcctcctcctccaacgaCTTGTCCACCACCAGTGCAAGGGTACTATGAAGCCGGTCCTTATGTGGCACCACCTCGAGTTAGTGACCCTATGAAATATGGTCCTCAACACCTCCAACAGCCACCTCattctccttctcctcctccaaaCCAACATAATAAGAGGGATGATGACTTTTGCACAGGATG TTGCTGCTGCCTCTAG
- the LOC133678033 gene encoding uncharacterized protein LOC133678033 codes for MACIQHSRNALRRIIAKETNLKSSDGAINPLLYACQGVRYKKLEVILTTSIEKLGKAGQTVKVAPGHFRNHLMPKLLAVPNIEKFAHLIREQRKIYQPEEEEEVKVVKETMEDKMKEYETAAKRLVKAQLAFRVGINTAKFRARESKDDPIEILSPVTKDDILKEVTRQFNVQIEPDNVHLPSPLTALGEFEVPLRFPKSIPLPEGKVKWTLKVKIRGK; via the exons ATGGCTTGTATTCAGCACAGCAGAAATGCACTACGGCGAATTATTGCTAAAGAAACCAACTTGAAGAGCTCTGATGGTGCTATAAATCCATTGTTATATGCTTGTCAAGGGGTTAGATATAAGAAGTTGGAAGTTATTCTTACAACA AGCATAGAGAAGCTTGGGAAAGCTGGTCAGACAGTTAAGGTTGCGCCAGGGCATTTTCGCAACCATCTGATGCCCAAATTACTTGCTGTCCCTAATATTGAAAAGTTTGCACATCTTATCAGGGAGCAACGCAAG ATTTATCAACCCgaggaagaagaggaggtgAAAGTAGTTAAAGAGACAATGGAAGATAAGATGAAAGAATACGAAACAGCAGCAAAACGCTTAGTAAAAGCCCAACTG GCTTTTAGGGTAGGGATCAATACTGCAAAATTCCGTGCCCGTGAATCAAAAGATGACCCGATAGAAATTCTTTCACCAGTGACAAAggatgatattttaaaagag GTGACAAGGCAATTCAATGTGCAAATTGAACCTGACAACGTGCATCTTCCATCACCTTTGACTGCTCTTGGAGAGTTTGAGGTGCCACTACGCTTCCCAAAGTCTATTCCGTTGCCAGAGGGAAAGGTTAAATGGACACTTAAGGTCAAGATTCGGGGTAAATAA
- the LOC133678029 gene encoding protein CYSTEINE-RICH TRANSMEMBRANE MODULE 10-like gives MSYYNNQYQASAGVYPPPPTSYPPAPGSYYPPKQEVYPPPPPPPQFYPPPVQGYYQAGPYVAPPPVSYPMKYGPQHHQQPPPPPPPERTNKRGDGYCTGW, from the exons ATGAGTTACTACAACAACCAGTATCAAGCTTCAGCAG gAGTATATCCTCCACCACCTACTTCATATCCACCAGCACCTGGTTCATATTATCCACCAAAGCAGGAGGTgtatcctcctcctcctcctccaccacagTTTTATCCACCACCAGTGCAAGGGTACTATCAAGCCGGTCCTTATGTTGCACCACCTCCAGTTAGTTACCCTATGAAATATGGTCCTCAACACCACCAACagccacctcctcctcctcctccagaaAGAACTAATAAGAGGGGTGATGGATACTGCACAGGATGGTAA
- the LOC133678389 gene encoding protein CYSTEINE-RICH TRANSMEMBRANE MODULE 11-like has product MSYDNNNHQASAEVYPPKQEVLSPPVYHTCIPAMQGYYEAGPYVAPPPVSDPMKYGPEHLQQPPPPPERTSQRDDDFCTGCCCC; this is encoded by the exons ATGAGTTACGACAACAACAATCATCAAGCTTCCGCAG AAGTATATCCACCAAAGCAGGAGGTGTTGTCTCCTCCAGTATATCATACTTGTATACCAGCAATGCAAGGGTACTATGAAGCCGGTCCTTATGTGGCACCACCTCCAGTTAGTGACCCAATGAAATATGGTCCTGAACACCTTCAACAGCCACCTCCTCCTCCAGAAAGGACTAGTCAGAGGGATGATGACTTTTGCACAGGATG TTGCTGCTGCTGA